CGTCGGTGGAGGACCGCACGATTGACCAGGTGATCGACAGCCACGGCAGTATCAAGAGCATGGTGCAGGCGCTGTGTGATGCGTTCAATTGCACGCCCCCGGCGCTGGAGGCGAAGCTGGCGGATTATTCGTTTGCGATTCGGGTGGGCAGTGAGTTGTTCGTGCGCTCGATTGCGCGCATCGACTATGAGCAGCAGATTGTGCAGTTGTTTTGCGACGTGGCGCCCGGCGAGGAGTTGGTGATGGTGCGGCGCACGCCGTTGCGCGAGGCGACGCGGTTGGACTACGAGCAGTTCTTGCGCGGCAAGGGTGGCCAGCCGGTGGCGGGTATCTTGAACGACTGCATCTTGCGTCGGCTGAACAACGGCGCCGAGCTGGGCAGCATGGCCGGCACGTTTGGCGATGTGCCACTTGCGGGGTTTTCGACCTTTGGGGAGATTCTGGGGTTGAACCTGAACCAGACGCTGACGGCGATTTTCTTCTTTCGCGTGGCCAAGGGTGCAAGTTTTACCGACGAGTACGTGGACAATTTCATCGCGCATTACGGCGAGTTCAAGGCGTTTTTCCTACGGCGCCAGGTGAAGAAGCTGGCGGGGTTGAACCATGTGGTGGTCAAGCAGATTGCCGCGTTCAAGAACAATGACTTCAGCACCACCCTGAATACCCGCGGGCTGGACCGCAATATCCTGCCGGTGTTCGAGGGCCTGGCGGATCTGGGCCTGGTGTTGGCCCAGGCCGAGCGTCAGCAGGAAGACATCGCCGCGCAGCTCAAGCATTATTCGGGTGAGTTGCATGCGTCAATGGATGACTTGGTAGGCACCATTGACCGGCAGAACACGGTGTCTGCCCAGGCCGGGGCCACGGTGGAGGGGCTGTCCAGCCAGGCGGATGTCGCGGTGGAAGGCGCGCGCACCCTGGCCGGGTCGAGTTTGCGCATCCAGTCGATTGTGCAGGTGATCCAGCAGATCGCCGGGCAGACCAACTTGCTGGCGCTCAACGCCGCCATTGAAGCGGCGCGTGCCGGCGACCTGGGCCGCGGCTTTGCGGTAGTGGCGGACGAGGTGCGCAAGCTGGCGGAAATCACGCGTAAGAATGCGGCGGACATTGGTGTGGATATTGACCTGTTGTCCAGTGAGATTCAGCGCGTGGCGCAGCAGATCGAAGACCAGTCCACCGGCGTGGGCGCGCTGCGCGAGATGCTCGATGCGCTGGAGGCGTCCAGCCGCGAGACGGAAGGCACGGCGCAGCGCACCAAGACGATTGCGGACACCTTGACCGGGCTGACCCACGCGTAGGCACTGGCGCGGACAAACCCGAATGCGGCGCCCTTTCCCGAGCGTGCCGCTCTCTTCAAGCCCGCTTGGGCAACGTCCAATTCGGCCGAATAAAGTGGCACGTGTACCCATTCGGGATGCGCTCCAGGTAATCCTGATGCTCCGGCTCCGCCTCCCAGAACGGCCCCGCCGGCTCGATCTCGGTCACCACCGGCCCCGGCCACAAGGCCGAGGCATCAACGTCGGCAACCGTATCGTTGGCGATGTCCCGTTGCTGTTCGCTCAGGTAATAGATCGCCGAACGGTAACTGGGCCCAAGGTCATTGCCTTGTCGATTCGGCGTGCTCGGGTCGTGTATCTGGAAAAAGAACTCGAGAATCTGTCGATAAGTGATCACTGCCGGATCAAACACAATCTCAATGGCCTCAGCGTGGTTGCCGTGGTTGCGGTAGGTGGCGTTCGGCACATCGCCGCCGGTGTAGCCGACGCGCGTGCTCAGCACGCCTGGGTAGCGGCGCAACAGGTCCTGCATGCCCCAGAAGCAGCCGCCGGCGAGGATGGCGGTTTCGGTTTGGTTGGTCATGGTCTGCCCTTGCGTTTAATGGATACAGGGGTAGTTATGGGGCTGTGTTGGCCAATACCAAGCGTGAACGGCGGTCAGCTATCCGATAGGCGACGAAATGTGCCAGGCCTCAGGGCTTGAAGTTTTTCATCAGTTTGAAGAGGTGACCGGGCCAGAGCCATCGTGTCTTGGGCTGCTCACCCGTGTCGGCGAGGGCTTGGAAGAGGCTATTGGTGCGCGCCTCGCCGGCGGGACCGTCCAGGGTTGAACGCTGTTGCGTTTGATCCGTTGGGGGCTCGGCGGGCTTGTACACCTGGCGGGTGGCCTTATCCAGCCTGTAACCCTCGGCCTTGCCGTACTCGGTGAGGCTCCATACACCGTTGACGACCTGCGTGACTGCTTTGGAAGGTGGGAGCCTTATATCCTTGTGCGTGGTGCTGACGACATGATCTTCGACTCTGGCTCTTTTGAAGGTGGTGAACTCACTGCCAAGTGGAGGTTGATCCGCGCCCTCACTGGAGAATTTTTTTACCATCCGCTCCAGGAAAGGTATGCCGCCAATGTTGATGAACGATCCGTGGTCCGGGCTCAGAATGTATCGCAAAAAGCCCTGGTCGATACGGGTGCTATTGATTGCCGAACCGTTGAGTATGCTGGAGGCGGTTGCGGCGTCCTCCGGCTTGAAATCCAAGATCACTCGATACCCGTCCGTGTCGTAGCCATTATTGCCACTGAGTTGACGCCCGTCGCTGTAATAACGGTAGGTGCTGAGTGACATGACCAATCGATCGACGTAAGCCAGATCCGCGCCTTGCGACTGTGCATAGGCGTACATGTCCCCGATCAAGGCGCGATCATCAAGGGTCAGGAATTCGCTGCGTCTTTGAGTGACGTTTTCAAAGGTCGCCGGTGGCAAGGCGACGGGGGGTTCGCGATTGTTGAACAAGCGCGAAACCATGATGTCACGGCCATTGACAGAGACCGACTTCGAACTCGACGCAGTTGGAGACTCCATCGAGTGCATCGTTTCCCAAGCTGTGCGTCGCTCGTTAACAGTAAAGGCGCCACTGTCATCGCGGGCGATCAGGTTGAGTTGATCGCGCCCAAGCCCGTTGAAGGGGTTTGTATCGTGGCCGTTCAGGAAGTCAGTCGCCTGTCGCGCCCGTGCCAACAGTTCCGGGTGGGTGGTATTGGGTATTTCTGCGTCGTGTTGCGTGTTGTTGGCGAAATATTCTTCGCCTGTGATCGGGTCGAGCGGATCGGTGCTTTTCTGCTCCACACTGGCTGCAGCCCGCGTTGCCGCGTCACTCAATTGAAGTGCCAGGATTGAAACCGTAGTGGAAGTGCCACGATTTGAAGAAATGGATGCGGCATTTTTGCTGTCCTCCGGCGACACCGGGCGCCGGGCAACAACGCTGGCGGCATCGTTTGCCGGGCGGGTGTTAGACGAGGACGTAGATGAACTGACGTTAATCATGGGTATTCACCTTACCTATGAACATTCATTAAAACGCGCATCACCGAAAACGAGCGTGAGCGTTCGACACCTCATCAGTACCTATATTTAAAACTTACCGAGTCCACACCAGCGGGACGAGCGTAAGGTCGCGCGCCACCTAGGACTTTATGATTAATTACAACCTTTGAACCATGACCGAAGGCTTGATCATTAAAAAGCATCAATGTCCCGGAAGCATTTGGATAGATTTTTTCACAGCTGTTTTGAGAACTGAACGGCAGAAAATAACACAACTCGACGTCTTCATTGATCGTGCCAAGATAGTAAGTTGTACGCCAACTAATCTCCAACAGCTGCTTGGGCCCCACGAGTGTTCCCGCAGGAATGTCGGGGTACAAAATATCGAAGATCGCGAACCCTACACCGGGATCAATATTAGAATTAGACAATATAAGTACCGGACTGGGCGCCTTCATTTTACTAATCGTGTACTCCGCAGCAGATGCATCAACCTGTGTAAGAATCATAAAAACTGCAAACAAGGCTATCGGGAACTGACATGCGCCTTTGCTGTTTTGAAGCGCCATCAAGCTTTTCATAATCATCACCATAGAGTCATGTATTAACACTTAAGGTTCAAATCAAGCCAGCTGTAAGATTCACGCCTCTACCATTGCACGATTAATTAACCGAAGAAAGCCATGCACTTCCTAAAATAACGAAGGACAACTCCGTCAGACTCTAAAGTAGGAATGCGTGAGCTACTTCCTAGTCCCGCCTGCCCTCTACCCAAACGGCCTGTTTGGGTACATGCTGCGCCACCTCATATCAAGGACGATAAACAGTGAAAACCACCCTCGCCGCGCTCCTTTTGCTCTGCTTGACCGCTCCTGCGTCGGCTGAGGAAACCGCCGTTGGTTTTCGAAGCACCACCCTGCCCGACGCGCAAAACAATCGCCCATTACAGATGGTGGTCTGGTACCCCGCCGCTACCGCTGCCACCCCCGAGCTGATCGCCGACAACCCCGTCTTCGTCGGTGCCCCCGGCGTGCCCGACGCACCGCCGGCTGCGGGTGAGTATCCGTTGGTGGTGCTTTCCCATGGGTATGGCGGCAATTGGGGCAACCAGGTGTGGCTGGCCAGCGCCTTGGCGCACCAGGGTTATATCGTCGCGGCGGTCAACCACCCCGGCACCACCAGCAAGGATCGCAGCCCGCAAGCGGCCGCACAGTTGTGGCAACGCCCCAAAGACTTGAGCCGCGCCATCGATGCGGTACTGGCTCAGCCAGAGCACTTTGGCGCGGTGGCGAAGCAGCGAATTGCCGCAGTGGGGCATTCCATCGGCGGCTGGACGGTGATGGAGATCGCCGGTGCGCGTTTTGATCCCGTGCTGTTTGCCCGGGACTGCGCCATCCACCCCAAGTTAGGCGGCTGCATCGGCTATAAGCAGATGAACCCTGCCGGCACCCCAGCCGCGAAGGCCGAACTGGCAAAGGACTTGAGCGATAAACGCGTCACCGCCATCGTGTCTTTGGACCTGGGCCTGTCGCGCGGCTTCACCGACGCCAGCCTGGCCGCGTTGCCGGTGGCGGCGCTGGTGATTGCGGGCGGCGTGCCTACGGAGGATATGTCGCCCGAACTGGAGTCGGCTGACATGGTCAGGCGCATGCCCAAAGCGTCGACGCAGTATGTGGAGATTAGCGATGCGACCCACTTCAGTTTTATGGCGATCTGCAAGCCGGGCGGCATGGCGTTGATTGAAGAGGACTCGCCGGGGGATGGGATGATTTGCCGGGATGGCCAGGGAGGTCGGCCACGGGAGGCGATTCAGCAGCAGGTTGTGGAATTGATCACAGCGTTTCTGGTCCGTACAAAATCCCATTAAAAGAAAACGCTACTCAATAAAAAACGACCCAGGGCCGGCGTCGGATTTTAAGCTGGTATCATCCCGCGCCATTGCCACTCGGGTAGAACACATGAACCGCCAGAAAAAACTCAAGCAACTCTTCAAGGCCAAAGCCAAAAAAGCCAGCGCCAAACTGGCGCCGAAAAGCAAGGATCAGTACATCAGCAAAGCTGACCGGGAAAAGCTCGCTGCGCAAGCGGCAGAAGACTCAGGCCTTCCCCGGGAGAGCTGATCAACGTGCGGCACCGACTTGAGCTTCAGCCAAACGGCGATGGCGGCCGGCAGATGATGAAGACGCCAGCAGTGCCGGCCCCTTCGCAGCCTCGCTGGGGCTCGACAGCTCCCACGGTGGATCTTCAGCGCGAGCGAGAACCCGCGCACTGATCAGCACCCGCTCAGCACCGCCTTCGGCCGCTGCTCACCGGCAAAGAAAAACGGCCGCAACCGCACGCCCACGCTGTTGCCGATGAATGCCGCCACCAGCCACACCCAGCCATGCAGGCTTCCCGAAGCGATGCCGCTGAAGTAGGCGCCGATGTTGCAGCCGTACGCCAGGCGCGAACCGTAACCGAGCAGCAGGCCGCCGATGACCGCGGCGATCAGCGAACGCGCCGGGATGTTCAGGCTGGGGGCGAAGCGGCCAGCCAGGCCGGCCGCCAGCAGCGCGCCGAGGACGATGCCGATGTCCATCACGCTGGTGATGTCTTCCCACACCGGCGCGGCCAAGGCCTTGGCGTTGCCGGGCATCTGCCAGAATGCCCAGGCGCTGACGTCCACCCCCAACCCGCTCGCCACCTTGGCGCCCCACAGCGCGAACGCCGAGGTGATGCCCCACGGGCGCCCTGCCAGCGCCAGGGTGGCGTAGTTGAGCAACGCCAGGCCAATCGCGCCCCACAGCAGTGGCCAGGGTCCACGCAGGAAACGGCGCAGGCCCTGGTGCTCGCTTTTCACACCCTCTTCCAGCTGACCGTGGCGGCGCTTTTCCAGGCGCACCGTGACCATCGCAATGAGCGCGAACATGGCCAGGCTGGCGAGCAAGGCCGGGAATACGCCAAAGCTCTTGACGATGGAAACGGCGGGAAACGCAGGCAGCGCGAACCACCAGTCCACATGGTGCGTGGCGATCAACGAGCCGCAGATAAAGAATAAAAGTGTCACCAGCATGCGCGCGTTACCGCCGCCCACCGTGAACAGCGTGCCCGACGCACAGCCGCCACCCAACTGCATGCCGATGCCAAAGATGAACGCGCCGAACACCACCGACACCCCGGCCGGCGCCACCAGCCCGGCCACCGGTTGGCCGAACAAAGTCCCCGCGCCCAGCGCGGGGAAGAACAGCAGCACCGCCAGCGCAAGCATCACCATCTGCGCGCGCAAGCCGGCGCCACGGCGCTCATTGATAAAGACGCGCCAGGCAGAAGTGAAGCCGAAGGCGGCGTGGTAGAGGGTCAGGCCCAGTGCGGCGCCGACCACCAGCAAAAGCACCTGGCGCGAGCCAACGCTGTTTTGCAGGAACAGGGCGCCCAGTACCAGAATGATGAAGGCCACCAGCGGCGCGACGGGTTTGCGCGCGTGGATGAGAGGGACAGAGGTGCTCATGGGGTATCTCGGTCTGTTTGAGAGGTGATTTCGCGGGGGGTAAGTATAACCCTTTGAAGCAATATCCACTTGTGGGAGCTGTCGAGCTTTAGCGAGGCTGCGAAAGCGGTGGGTCAGACGAGGAAAATGTTGGCCATGCCGGCGCCTTCGCAGCCTCGCCGGGGCTCGACAGCTCCCACATTTGATCTTCGTCGCGCCTGAGATTGCGCCAGCCGCGACAACGCAAATCCAACCAACAAAAGCCGACCCCCTGTGGGAGCTGTCGAGCTTCAGCGAGGCTGCGAAAGCGGTGGGTCAGATGAGAAAAATGTCGACAATGCCGCCGCCTTCGCAGCCTCGCCGGGGCTCGACAGCTCCCACATTTGATCTTCGTCGCGCCTGAGATTGCGCCAGCCGCGACAACGCAAATCCAACCAACAAAAGCCGCCCCACTGTGGGAGCTGTCGAGCTTTAGCGAGGCTGCGATAGCGGTGGGTCAGGCGAGGAAAATGTCGACCATGCCGCCGCCTTCGCAGCCTCGCCGGGGCTCGACAGCTCCCACATTTGGTCTTCGTCGCGCCTGAGATTGCGCCGGACGCTACAACGCAAATCCAACCAACAAAAGCCGCCCCTGTGGGAGCTGTCGAGCTTTAGCGAGGCTGCGAAAGCGGTGGGTCAGGCGAGGAAAATGTTGGCCGTGCACCGCACCGCTGGCGAGTTACGTCCGCCCCACCGAGCCCCGAACCGGAAGGTTGCCCAGCAATTTCAGCCCCGTGCTTTTGACAAAAGCCTCGTAGTCCATCGGTCGCTGGATGCGTGTCTCTGCATTAGGCAACACATACGCCCACGCCCGCTGGGACGAGGCGTCGTACACCAGCTTGAACAGCCGCGTCGGCACCCAGACCTTGTTGTCGCCAATGGTGCCATGGCCCGCATCGAACAGCGGCCCGGTAAAGACATACACGTCGCCGCCGGCGCGCGTGGCGAACTTGCGTACGTCGGCCTCGACCTTGCTCCAGATCTTGCGGTTGTTGGTGGGGTCTTGCGGCACCATGTTCGACAGCGCGAAGGACTGCGCCATGGCTAAGGCACTCGGCGCGTCGGCGGCCGGGGATTGGTGCCCACGGTCCATCGCCGGGTGTTGGTCGCGGTAGTCGCTCAGTTGCGCACGCCCGGCCACGGGAATGCGCGGGTCGGCGTAGAAATGATTGGTGCGCTCCTCGCCCTTGGCGTCGCGCAGTTGGCGCGCGTTGAGGCGCTCGACCACCAGCAACGGCGTTTTGCTGGTCTGCGAATACAACACCGCAAAGCTGTTGGAGCACAGCGCCAGGGGTTTCATCGACGCAGGAACGGTGGCCGTCTTGATCGGCGTGGCAGCAGGGAACAACTCGGCGCAGCTGTCGAACGAGAGCTGTCGTTGCGCAGCGGAATACAGGTCGATCGGGCCACGCGCCTGTGCTGCGGTGGAGAACAGAACCAGGGCCGACAGGCCAACTGCAAAAGTGCGTAGGAGCATGCTTAGATCTTTTTACCTGAGGATGAACAGACGGCCAGGGACGACCGTGCGGGGCCTATGGACCCTCATAAACAGGTTTAGTGCGCGCAGCCCTACAGATCAGGTTGAACCTCTCCTACACACAAAGGCTCACAAACCTACATTCTCGGGAGAATCCTATGACCCAGACCGCATTAGTCGTGGGCGCCAGCGGCATCGTTGGCAGCGCCATTACCCAATTACTGCTTGAGCAAAACTGGCAAGTCGCCGCCTTGTCCCGCCGTCCCTCGCCGGTACCGGGGGTGATCCCGGTCGCCGCCGACCTGCAAGACCCGGCCTCGCTGCAACAGGCCCTGGCCGAGCTCAAACCTACCCGTATATTCATCACCACCTGGTCGCGCCAGGCCACGGAAGCCGAGAACATCCGCGTCAACGCCGCCATGGTGCGCAACGTGCTGGATGCCGTGCGCCCCGCCGGGACGGTGCAGCATGTGGCGCTGGTCACCGGCCTGAAGCACTACCTCGGCCCGTTCGAAAACTATGGCAAGGGCAGCCTGCCGCAAACCCCGTTTCGCGAGGAGCAAGGCCGTCTCGACGTGGAAAATTTCTACTACGCCCAGGAGGACGAAGTCTTCGCCGCCGCTGAAAAGGACGGCTTCACCTGGAGCGTGCATCGCCCGCATACCGTCACTGGCGTGGCGGTAGGCAACGCGATGAACATGGCGACCACCCTGGCCGTCTACGCCAGCATCTGCAAACACACCGGGCGCCCCTTCGTATTCCCCGGCTCGCGCGTGCAGTGGGACAGCCTCACCGACATGACCGATGCGCGGCAACTGGCCAAACAGCAGCTGTGGGCCGCCACCACACAGGCGGCGGCGAACCAGGCGTTCAACATCACCAACGGCGATGTGTTTCGCTGGAAATGGATGTGGGGCCGGATCGCGGACTACTTCGGCCTCACCCCGGCCGACTTTCCCGCAACGCCCGCGCCGTTGGAGCAGCAGATGGCCGATGACCAGGACAGCTGGCGCCAGATCACGGCGGCGCACGGGCTGAAGGAAACCGATATCAGCCGGCTGATCTCGCCCTGGCACACCGACGCAGACCTCGGGCGGCCAATCGAAGTGGTCACGGACATGTCCAAAAGCCGCATGATGGGGTTCACCGCCTACCAGGCCAGCGATCAGGCGTTTTTCGATGTGTTCGACACATTGCGTGCAGCGCGGTTGATCCCAGATGACCTCAACCCGGCCTGACTGACTGCAGCGGCGGGCAGATCCTCTGCGCCCGTCCGCTCAGGCCCTGCTCGCCTCAATGCCCCACCACCGCCGGCCCATGGGCAGACCGTCGCCCCGGTTTGAAGCCATGGGCATGCGCCGCCGCTGTGATCATCAGCGCCACCGCCAGCAACACCAGCATCGCCCACGGAAACACCGCTACGCCCCAGCGGTCGAGCAGCACCCCACCGACCACGCCGCTGCCGGCAATCGCGCTGTTCCACGCCACCACGTTCAGCGACAACGCCACATCTGCGCCGTCGCCCGCCGCATCGGCCAGCGCGGTTTGCAGCAAGGTGGCGGCGCCGCCGAAACTCAGGCCCCATACGGCCACGCCGAGGTAGATCACCGAAGGCGCACTGCCCATCAAGCCGAACACCGCGCAGACCAGCGCAAACATCATCAAGCTCACCAGCACGGTCTTGCGCAGCAACGCCTCGACCCGCTTGGCCGTCAACCAGATCCCCACCAGCGCAGCCACCCCGAAGACCAGCAGCACCAGGTCGACCCGATCGGCAAGGCCCGCCGGCGCCACGAATGGGGCGATGTAGGTGTACAAAATGTTGTGCGCCAGCATCCAACTGACCACCACCGCCAGCACCGGCCGTACCCCCGGCGTGGTCAGTACCTTACGCAACGACACACGTTGATGGGCGGGCTGCGGCGCGTAGTCCGGGACTTTCACCAGCACCCACGCAATCAGCGCCAGGCTTATCACCGACATCAGGCCAAACGTGGTGCGCCACCCCACCAGCCCGCCCAGCCAGGTCCCCAGCGGTACACCCAGCGATAACGCAATCGGCGTGCCGACCATCGCCAACGCCAACGCCCTGCCCTGTTGCTGCGGCGCGACCATGCGCCGGGCATAACCGGCCAGCAGGCTCCAGGCCAACCCTGCCGCCACGCCGGCAAAGAAGCGCGCCACCAGGATCACGCCATAGTGGGAGGACAGCGCCGTGATCGAGTTGAACAGCAGGAAGCCAACGATGGTCAGCAGCAGCACATTGCGCCGGCGCCAGCCCCGGGTGGCGATGGTCATGGGGATCACCGCCAGCACCGAGCCCAACGCATAAGCGGTGACCATCTGCCCTGCCATCGACGGGGAGATCGCTAAGCCGTCGCTGATCAACGGCAAGAGACCGGCCGGCAGGGTTTCGGTGACGATGCAAATAAAACCGGTCATGGCCAGGGCGAGCAAGGCACCGATGGGCAGGCGGTCGGATGACGCCGATAAGGTCAGTGAGGGTGTCACGGGCAACTCCTTGAGCGAACTTAAATACTGATCGATACAGATGTTGCGACTAGCTGACGCACATTGTCAACGACTTATGTATCGACTAGTATTTATCTCGCTATCCACCGGAGACCTGACATGGCACAAATGGGCCGCCCCCGCACTTTCGACCGCGAACAGGCCGTGGAACAGGCCATGCACCTGTTCTGGCAGCACGGCTACGATGCCACTTCCCTCGCTCAGCTCAAGGCGGGCCTGGGTGGCGGTATCTCCGCGCCGAGTTTCTACGCGGCGTTCGGCTCCAAAGAGGCGCTGTTCGACGAATGCGTGCAGCGCTATCTGACGACCTACGCCCAGGTCACCGAATGCTTGTGGGATGAAAGCCTGCAACCGCGTCAGGCGGTTGAAACAGCGTTGCGCCAGTCTGTACGCATGCAATGCGCAGACGGACATCCAAAAGGCTGCATGGTGGCGCTGGGGGTAATGAGTGCGCCGAGCCCGGAGAATGCACGGGTAGCGGATGGGTTGACGCAGTCGCGGCTACGCACGCGGGCCGGGATTGTGGCGTGCGTAGCGCGCGCGGTGCGTATGGGGCAATTGCCGGACACGATCAACCCGGCAGCAATGGCGGCGGTGTTCGATAGTTTCCTGCAGGGTGTTTCGATCCTGGCGCGGGACAATGTGCCCCACGCGACCCTCGACGCGGCGATCAGCCAACTCTTGCTGACCTGGGACGTTGCCGCCTCTACCGCACCGCCCATTCGTCCAGATACAGCATAAAGTTAGTCAGTTCGTTAAACGCATCGCTGATAGCGCCTTACAGACTTGTGAATCTCATCATCTGAGCACGACTAAGGTCTATCAATTTGTGCAGGTGCTGCCGGAAGGCAATTTGCTACCCTCTACCGAGACTCTTATTCATTCATCGGAAGCCCAACGTGGAAATGGACGAGCAGAACAAGGACTACCCAACTCTGGCCCCCCCGAACACCAGAATATGGAAGCTTTCCCACGGTACAAAGACGTTCACCGCGAAGCAGCGTGAAAGCTTTGCAAATGGCCGCCTAGCGATGATCCATCAGGACACTCAGGCCAGTCAAAGTGATGCCTTCCGGGAAAAGGCAGACAACGCATTGTTCTATCTTTGCCATGGCAACGCCGTACAAGGACTAGCACGCTTTTGTGGCCCTGCCGTTTTAGATGAGGACGGTTGGCTGCAACGCCCTTATCAACTGCTCAAGCACGCGATTCGTTCAACAGCATACGTCGACAGCAAGAAAAAGTGGACGCCGCAGGGCAACTCAACTTTTTTCTCTGTTCCCGAGGACGAACTGCCGGAATTTGAGCAGACATTGCTCAAACCCTACTTTGATCTAAGTCTGGATGACCTGATGAACATGAAGCCTCTCGCCGGATCAACTTCGCCTACCCCTAGCAACCAATTTCGGCAGGCTGAGCCCGGGCCATTGAACCGTATTCTCTTCGGCCCTCCGGGAACAGGAAAAACCTACCGCTCAGTCGCGCAGGCTGTAGCCATCGTAGAGGCTGTAGAGATCGCCGACGTGCTCAGTCCAGTGGCCTACGCGGACACCAAAAAACGTTTTGACGCTTACCGTGAGGCAGGCCAGATTGAGTTCGTAACCTTTCACCCTTCCTACTCCTATCAGGACTTTGTGGAAGGCATCCGCCCTGCCACCACGGCAGGCCAATTGTCCTACGACGTTGAACCCGGTGTGCTCAAACGTATTGCAGACGCCGCTGCCGAAAACTGGAAAGCAAGTCGTCAACCCGCCGGGAGGGCGCCAAGCGATACCGATCGATTCGATGCCGCGTTCAAGCAAGTCGTGGAAGAAGTGCAAGACGAAGGCTTCATAAATGCCCGCCTGTTTCGCGGCGCTAACGTGGAGGTGCGTGTAGCAGTGCGCGGCCAGAGCCTGTTGATGCGTCAGGACGGGTTTCCCACGCAATTCCAGATCGCGCGTTCTCAACTGCTCAGGCTTTGGCCGCAGCGCGCGTCGATCCACAAACCTCGCGACATCGATCATCACACCCAATCGTTTTACTACGCAGCACTCAAGCTGCTTGAGGACGTGGATAACCGGTTAGGAACCCCCA
Above is a genomic segment from Pseudomonas azadiae containing:
- a CDS encoding methyl-accepting chemotaxis protein; translation: MDDLVGTIDRQNTVSAQAGATVEGLSSQADVAVEGARTLAGSSLRIQSIVQVIQQIAGQTNLLALNAAIEAARAGDLGRGFAVVADEVRKLAEITRKNAADIGVDIDLLSSEIQRVAQQIEDQSTGVGALREMLDALEASSRETEGTAQRTKTIADTLTGLTHA
- the msrA gene encoding peptide-methionine (S)-S-oxide reductase MsrA; this translates as MTNQTETAILAGGCFWGMQDLLRRYPGVLSTRVGYTGGDVPNATYRNHGNHAEAIEIVFDPAVITYRQILEFFFQIHDPSTPNRQGNDLGPSYRSAIYYLSEQQRDIANDTVADVDASALWPGPVVTEIEPAGPFWEAEPEHQDYLERIPNGYTCHFIRPNWTLPKRA
- a CDS encoding alpha/beta hydrolase family protein; this translates as MKTTLAALLLLCLTAPASAEETAVGFRSTTLPDAQNNRPLQMVVWYPAATAATPELIADNPVFVGAPGVPDAPPAAGEYPLVVLSHGYGGNWGNQVWLASALAHQGYIVAAVNHPGTTSKDRSPQAAAQLWQRPKDLSRAIDAVLAQPEHFGAVAKQRIAAVGHSIGGWTVMEIAGARFDPVLFARDCAIHPKLGGCIGYKQMNPAGTPAAKAELAKDLSDKRVTAIVSLDLGLSRGFTDASLAALPVAALVIAGGVPTEDMSPELESADMVRRMPKASTQYVEISDATHFSFMAICKPGGMALIEEDSPGDGMICRDGQGGRPREAIQQQVVELITAFLVRTKSH
- a CDS encoding DUF2986 domain-containing protein — translated: MNRQKKLKQLFKAKAKKASAKLAPKSKDQYISKADREKLAAQAAEDSGLPRES
- a CDS encoding YeeE/YedE family protein, whose protein sequence is MSTSVPLIHARKPVAPLVAFIILVLGALFLQNSVGSRQVLLLVVGAALGLTLYHAAFGFTSAWRVFINERRGAGLRAQMVMLALAVLLFFPALGAGTLFGQPVAGLVAPAGVSVVFGAFIFGIGMQLGGGCASGTLFTVGGGNARMLVTLLFFICGSLIATHHVDWWFALPAFPAVSIVKSFGVFPALLASLAMFALIAMVTVRLEKRRHGQLEEGVKSEHQGLRRFLRGPWPLLWGAIGLALLNYATLALAGRPWGITSAFALWGAKVASGLGVDVSAWAFWQMPGNAKALAAPVWEDITSVMDIGIVLGALLAAGLAGRFAPSLNIPARSLIAAVIGGLLLGYGSRLAYGCNIGAYFSGIASGSLHGWVWLVAAFIGNSVGVRLRPFFFAGEQRPKAVLSGC
- a CDS encoding DNA/RNA non-specific endonuclease translates to MLLRTFAVGLSALVLFSTAAQARGPIDLYSAAQRQLSFDSCAELFPAATPIKTATVPASMKPLALCSNSFAVLYSQTSKTPLLVVERLNARQLRDAKGEERTNHFYADPRIPVAGRAQLSDYRDQHPAMDRGHQSPAADAPSALAMAQSFALSNMVPQDPTNNRKIWSKVEADVRKFATRAGGDVYVFTGPLFDAGHGTIGDNKVWVPTRLFKLVYDASSQRAWAYVLPNAETRIQRPMDYEAFVKSTGLKLLGNLPVRGSVGRT
- a CDS encoding SDR family oxidoreductase; its protein translation is MTQTALVVGASGIVGSAITQLLLEQNWQVAALSRRPSPVPGVIPVAADLQDPASLQQALAELKPTRIFITTWSRQATEAENIRVNAAMVRNVLDAVRPAGTVQHVALVTGLKHYLGPFENYGKGSLPQTPFREEQGRLDVENFYYAQEDEVFAAAEKDGFTWSVHRPHTVTGVAVGNAMNMATTLAVYASICKHTGRPFVFPGSRVQWDSLTDMTDARQLAKQQLWAATTQAAANQAFNITNGDVFRWKWMWGRIADYFGLTPADFPATPAPLEQQMADDQDSWRQITAAHGLKETDISRLISPWHTDADLGRPIEVVTDMSKSRMMGFTAYQASDQAFFDVFDTLRAARLIPDDLNPA
- a CDS encoding MFS transporter translates to MTPSLTLSASSDRLPIGALLALAMTGFICIVTETLPAGLLPLISDGLAISPSMAGQMVTAYALGSVLAVIPMTIATRGWRRRNVLLLTIVGFLLFNSITALSSHYGVILVARFFAGVAAGLAWSLLAGYARRMVAPQQQGRALALAMVGTPIALSLGVPLGTWLGGLVGWRTTFGLMSVISLALIAWVLVKVPDYAPQPAHQRVSLRKVLTTPGVRPVLAVVVSWMLAHNILYTYIAPFVAPAGLADRVDLVLLVFGVAALVGIWLTAKRVEALLRKTVLVSLMMFALVCAVFGLMGSAPSVIYLGVAVWGLSFGGAATLLQTALADAAGDGADVALSLNVVAWNSAIAGSGVVGGVLLDRWGVAVFPWAMLVLLAVALMITAAAHAHGFKPGRRSAHGPAVVGH
- a CDS encoding TetR/AcrR family transcriptional regulator; protein product: MAQMGRPRTFDREQAVEQAMHLFWQHGYDATSLAQLKAGLGGGISAPSFYAAFGSKEALFDECVQRYLTTYAQVTECLWDESLQPRQAVETALRQSVRMQCADGHPKGCMVALGVMSAPSPENARVADGLTQSRLRTRAGIVACVARAVRMGQLPDTINPAAMAAVFDSFLQGVSILARDNVPHATLDAAISQLLLTWDVAASTAPPIRPDTA